CGCCCGTCGTCAGGTACGCGAACGATCCGGCGCCGAGCGCGAGCAGGAGCGCCGCCGTCAGGCGCCTGGCGCGCACGAGCCGTGCGAGCAGCCCGAGCAGCAGCGCGGCCGCCGACCAGACCGCGACGAAGACGAGCAGCGGTACGGCCGAGCGCCGCGACAGCTCGTCGAGCGGGAGAGCGTCCGGCAGCGGCGGCCCCGGCACCGGTCCGCTCGGCTGGACCAGGTACAGCCAGCCCGAGGCGGCGGCGGCGACGACGAGCCCGGTGAGAACCGCGCCTGCGAGAGCCGCTCCGCGCGCGGCGCGCCTAGCCACGGGCAAGCCTCCTCGATGCTGCCAGGAAGGCGAGCGATGCGTTGCCGCGCCACAGCGACCAGTTGTGCCCGCCGGAGACGAGGAAGAAGCGGTGGGGGATGCGGGCGCGGGCGAGCGCGGAGGCGAACGCGGCGTTCTGCACGCGCAGCTTGTCGCGGCGACCCGAGTAGAACCACACGAAGGTGTGCGCGCGGCGCAGCGCGGCGGCGCGTCCCGGGAGCTCGAGCAGCGGGCTGTTGTGGGCGAGCCGCCGCGGGTCGGTGCCGAAGATCGAACGCGCCCTGTCGGCGAGCATGTAGCCGGACCAGCTCTCGAGCACGCGGAAGCGGCCGGGGTGGTGGAGGCCGATGTTGACGGCTCCGTAGCCTCCCTCGGAGAGACCGCCGAGCGCGCGTCCGCCGCCGCTTCGCACCGTCCGGTAGCGGGCGTCGATCGCGCGCACGAGGTCGCGGGCGACGAACGTCTCCCAGCCCTCGCCGGCTCTCACGCCGTTTGCCCATTCCTTGTCGGTGAACGTGCCGGTCGAGCCGAACGGCATCACGAGGATGAGCGGCCGGGCCTTCCTCTTCGCGAGCAGGATGTCCTCGACGACGCCGAGGCGCACGGTCTGCAGGAACGCGGCCGGGCGTCCGGGAAAGCCGTGCAGGAGGTAGAAGACCGGGTAGCGCGTGGCCGCATGCCGCGCGTAGCCCGGCGGCAGGTAGACGATCACCGTCTGCCGTCTGCCTCCGAGCGCGGGGCTCGCGACCGCGATCGTCTGCGTCGTTCCGGCCCGGTCGACGAAGGCGGGGTCCTTCGGCGGCGGATAGCCCCGGTACAGCCAGTAGTTGTCGAGGTAGCGCACGAGGCCGAGCAGCCCCGGTGCGACGAATGCGGCGGCGGCGACCGCGAGCAGCGCCGCGCGCAGAGCCCGCGGGCGCCGCTTCCGGGAGGGCGTGCGGTCGACCGCCTGCCCGCTCACCCGGCGGTCGCGGGACGGCGGCCGGGCGCGCGGACGGGCCGCGAGTGGACAGTTTCGCTTCTCACCGTCGTCGCAGCGTGACGTGGTCTGCCTGAATCGCTCCTGAACGGCCGCTGCCGTCTCCCGGCAGACGGTCGCGAAACGGCGTGCGGCCCCGGAACCGCCGGGGCCGCACGCCGTTGCTCGCGCTGTCCGGGCCCGCTACTCCTGCCCCTCGAACTGGTGGTCGGCGTTCGGGTTGCCGGGCTCGTCGGCGTGGCCGCCGGGACCGTCGTTGCCCGCGACCTCGCTGCCGGACTCGGCCTGCTCCGAGCCCGAGCTCTGCTCGCTGCCGGCCTGCTCGCTGCCGGCCTGCTCGGTCGCGTCGTCCTTGCCGCTCTGGTCCTGGATCGAGTCGGTGTCGGCGGCGCTCGCGCCGCCGTTCGACTCGGCGCTCGCCTGCGTCGTCGCCGGCGTGACCGGGTTCGGCGTTCCCTGGCCGGCGGATGCCAGCGCTGCTCCGCCGAGCGCGAGTGCGGCGAGCGCCGCGAATCCCGCGATGATCTTGGTGAGCTTGTTGCGCATCGTCATCTCCTTCGTGTCGGGGTCTGATCTGCGATGCGCCCTGAACGTAGAAGACGGTCGTGAGACGGAGATGAAACGCGTCCCCGCCGTCCGCGGCGTTCAGGTGCTTGTCAGATGCGCCCGAGTAGCGTCGTGTGCGATGCGGGATCGAACCTCGACCGAGCGAGCGGATGCGGCGGCCTGTGCAGGCGGGGCGCCGGCGGCCGTGCGGTGACCTCGCATCCCGTTGCCCGCCGGGCCGCGTCGCGGCGGCGCCGTTCCCTGCGCCGGCTCGCGCTGGCCGCAGCCCTCGGCGTCGTGTCCCTTCTCGTCGTGGGCCTCGCGATCGAAGGCCGATCTCGCACGCCGCGAGCTCCGTCTGCGGCCGGTTTCCCGCGTCGACCGGCTCCCGCGAGCGGCGCCGGTGCCGCGGTCGGCGCCTTGCGGGCGAGCGGCGGCGCCCTGGTCCTGCGGAGCGAGCCGCTCGCTGTCCTGGGCAGCCCTCTCCAGGATGCTGCCGGAGCGGCCGCGGGCGCCGTCCCGGTCGTCGCCGGCGGGCTCACCGCCGCGGACGCCTCGACCGACGCGGTGATCGCGATCGCCCGCTCCGGACCGCGCGTCGTGGGCCGGCTGCCCGGAGCCCGCCACGATGCGGCCGCCGTCGCGCTCGGCGGCCGCGTGTATCTCTTCGGCGGCGGCAACGGCGTCGCCCAGATCGACGAGATCGTCCGCGTCGCTCCCGGGCACCCGTCGTCGACGACCGTCGTGGGACGGCTTCCGGCCCCGAGCTCGGACAGCGCGGCGGCGGCGCTGGCGGGAACGGCATACGTCGTGGGCGGGTACACCGGGCGAGCGTGGCTGGACACGATCGTCGCCTGGCGACCGGGGCGCCCTGCGCGCGTCGTCGCGCACCTCCCGACCGCGCTGCGCTACGCGGCGGTGTCGGCCGCCGGCGGCCGGGTCGTCATCGCGGGCGGCTCCGTGCCCACGGGCGCCGCCAGCCGTGCCGTCTACACGTTCGATCCCGCGACCGGCAGGATCGCGAAGGCGGAGGCGCTCCCGGCCGCCACCACGCACGCGGCCGCTGCCTCGCTCGCAGGGCTCGCCTTCGTCATCGGAGGGCGGGGCAGCAGCGCCGGTACTGCCAGCGACCGCATCGTCTCCGTCGACGCCGTGAGCGGCAGGGTGCGCGGCGCAGGCCGCCTCCCGCGCGCGCTCTCCGACCTCACCGCCGTCTCCTTGCCCGGCCGCATCGTCGTCGCCGGGGGCAGGAGCGGCACAGGCGCCGTGACCGACGTGCTCGCGCTGTCGGTCGCCGCAGGCTCGCGGCCGGCCGGCGCGGCGGCGGGCCGCGCGGAGGGGGCCGCGGCCGGCGTCTACGCACACACGGGCCGATCGATGTTGAGTGCCGTGACGCGCCGGATGCCTGCCCGCATCTACGTCCCGAACAGCCTCGCCAACACGGTCGACGTGATCGACCCGCAGACGTTCCGCATCGTGCGCCATTTCGCGGTCGGCGCGCTACCGCAACACGTCACGCCCGCATGGGACATGAAGACGCTGTACGTCCTCGACGACGCCGGCAACAGCCTGACGCCGATCGACCCCCGCACCTCCCGTCCCGGCAAGCCCATCCCCGTCACCGATCCGTACAACATGTACTTCACGCCCGACGGGAGGTACGCGATCGTCGTCGCCGAGCGGAACGCGCGCCTCGACTTCCGCGACCCGCACACCTTCCGGCTTCGCCACTCCCTCGCCGTGCCGTGCAGGGGGGTCGACCACATGGACTTCTCGGCCGACGGCCGCTACCTGCTCGCGAGCTGCGAGTTCTCCGGCGAGATGGTCGAGGTCGACGTGCGGCGGCAGCGCGTCGTCGGCACGCTCGCGCTCGGCGACGGCAGCGGCAAGCCCCAGGACGTGAAGCTGTCGCCCGACGGCACGATCTTCTACGTCGCCGACGCGCGCGCCGGCGGCGTGTGGGAGGTGTCGGGCGCGCCGCTGCGGACGCTCGGATTCCTGCCGACCGGCCGGGGTGCCCACGGCCTCTACCCGAGCCGGGACGCGCGCTTCCTCTATGTCTCCAACCGGGACGCGGGCAGCGTCTCCGTCGTCGACTTCGCCTCGCGCAGGGTCGTCGCGACCTGGCGCATCAGCGGCGGCAGCCCGGACATGGGCGGCGTGTCCGCCGACGGGAGCGTCTTGTGGCTCTCGGGGCGCTACGACGGCGAGATCTACGCGATCGCCACCCGTACCGGTCGGCTGCTCCGGCGCATCAGGGTCGGAGCCGGGCCGCACGGCGTCTCCGTATGGCCCCAGCCCGGCCGCTTCTCGCTCGGGCACACCGGGATCACGCGATGACGCGTCCGCGCGCGTGGCGCCGGCGGCTGTCCGGGCCGGCCCTGACCCGCGTTCAGGCGACGGTCAGATCGGCGCACCTACGGTCGGCTGCATGAAGATCGCGATCGTCAGCGACTACTACTACCCGCAGCTCGGCGGGATCACCGAGCACGTCCACGGCCAGGCGACGGAGCTCACGCGGCGGGGACACGAGGTCACCGTGATCACGCCCCGCCTCGCCGTCACCCCGCGGACGGTCGACGGGGACGACCTGCCTGCGCGTGCATTCGAGGTGGTGAACGCCGGCACGGCGTTCCCGTTCTACGTCAACGGCTCGGAGACGCTCGTGACGCTGGGCGCGGGGCTGCCGTACGCGCTCGAGCGGCTGTTCCGGCAGCGGCCCTTCGACGTCCTGCACGTGCACAACCCGTTCGGGTGGATGCTGCCGCTGACCGCGATCAGAAGGTCGCGCGCCCCCGTCACCGTCGGCACCTTCCACAGCGTCGTCCCGGGCGGCTACCGCCTGCTGCGGGCGTCGAGCAGGCCGCTGCGCCGCGTGTTCCGCCGCCTCGACGCGAGCATCAGCGTCTCGGACGCCGTGATCGAATCGATGCAGCCGCACTTCCCCGAGATCGCCTTCACGACGATCCCGAACGGGATCGACACCGCCTTCTTCTCGCCGGACGCCGAGCCGATCGCCGCGCTCGCGCAGAAGCGGACGATCGTGTTCGTGGGCCGCTTCGACCCGCGCAACGGCGTCAAGCACATGATCGGCGCCTTCAGCGAGCTGCGTCGGGCGCGCGACGACGTGCAGCTCGTCGTCGTCGGCGACGGCCCGCTGCGCCCGCTCGTCGAGCGGATGGTGCCGGACGGGCTGCGTGGCGAGGTGATCTTCGCCGGACGCGTGAACCGCCTCCGGCCCCGGTATCTGGCGAGCGCCGAGATCCTCTGCACCCCGTGCAGCCTCGCCTCGTTCGGGATGGTCGTGCTCGAGGGGATGAGCGCGGGGCTCCCGGTCGTCGCGAGCCGCCTGCCCGGCTTCGAGCTCGTGATGCGCGACGGCGTCGACGGTGTCATGGTCGACCGCGCCGACGACGAGGCGGGATTCGCGGCGGCGCTCGGGATGCTGCTCGACGACCCGGCTCTCGCCGCCCGCATGGGGGCGGCCGGCCGCGCGCGTGCGCTCGCGTCCTTCTCCTGGCAGCTCGTCGCCGAGCGCCTCGAGGGCCTGTACGAGGGTCTCCTGGAAGGCGAGGCCGAGCGCGTGCCCGCGGCTCCCGTGCCGGTCGCGGCCTGACACGGTGGACAAGCGACAGACGTGGGCCGGGTGTGGCGCCGTCGCGGCCGGGATCGTCGCGGCCGGCGCGGCGCTCGACGCGGCCCGGGCTCGCCGCGGACGGGCGTCGCTCGCGGCGGCGGCGCTCGCAGGGGCCTACCTCGGCGGCACGTTCAGCGAGCGCTCGTCCCTCTTCGGCCGTGTTGCGCGGATGCGCCGCGACGCGGGCCTGTTCGCCCTCACCTTCGACGACGGCCCCGACCCGCGCTTCACGCCGCGCATCAGCCGCATCCTGGCCGACCGCGGGCACCGGGCGACGTTCTTCGTTCTCGGCCGCGCCGTCGAGCAGTACCCGGAGCTCGCCTGCGCCCTCCTCGACGACGGCCACGAGCTCGCAAGCCACGGAGACGACCATCGGCTTCTCGCATTCGCGCCGCCGCGCGAGGTGCGCCGCCAGCTGGCACGAACGGAGCACGCGGTCCGTGCCGCGACCGGGTCACCGCCGGCGCGGCTCTTCCGGGCCCCGCACGGGGTGCGCAGCCCGTGGCTCGTGCGCACCGTGCAGCGGCGGGGATACCAGGTCTGCGCCTGGGACGGCGCGGTCTTCGACACCTCGCGGCCGGGCTCGCAGGTCATCGCCGGCCGCGTCGTCGATCTCCTCGCTCCCGGCGCCGTCATCCTCCTCCACGACGGCGACGGGTCTGGCGGCGGCGCCTCGAGAGAGCAGACGGTCGCGGCGCTTCCCTCGATCCTCGATCGCGCCGAGCGGGCGGGACTGCGCTCGGTGTGCGTGAGCGAGCTCGCCGACCGCTGACGGGGTGCCGGCCGATGCCCGCGTTCACGGAAGAGCGCCCGCAGGGGGCTCCTCGCTCAGCTCGATGAGATGGAGGCGGACGAGCGCGAGGGGCAGCCTGGCGGTATCATGGAACTCCCTGCTGTGCGCCCACGCGCCGACGTACTGGGTCACGGGGGCGCGCGGACGTGCGCGCTCGATCGCGCGGAAGAGGCGCCCCGACTCGTCCTTCTGGCCCGTCACGATCCGATCGCGCGTGCTCCACCAGAT
This window of the Gaiella occulta genome carries:
- a CDS encoding polysaccharide deacetylase family protein codes for the protein MDKRQTWAGCGAVAAGIVAAGAALDAARARRGRASLAAAALAGAYLGGTFSERSSLFGRVARMRRDAGLFALTFDDGPDPRFTPRISRILADRGHRATFFVLGRAVEQYPELACALLDDGHELASHGDDHRLLAFAPPREVRRQLARTEHAVRAATGSPPARLFRAPHGVRSPWLVRTVQRRGYQVCAWDGAVFDTSRPGSQVIAGRVVDLLAPGAVILLHDGDGSGGGASREQTVAALPSILDRAERAGLRSVCVSELADR
- a CDS encoding glycosyltransferase family 4 protein, which translates into the protein MKIAIVSDYYYPQLGGITEHVHGQATELTRRGHEVTVITPRLAVTPRTVDGDDLPARAFEVVNAGTAFPFYVNGSETLVTLGAGLPYALERLFRQRPFDVLHVHNPFGWMLPLTAIRRSRAPVTVGTFHSVVPGGYRLLRASSRPLRRVFRRLDASISVSDAVIESMQPHFPEIAFTTIPNGIDTAFFSPDAEPIAALAQKRTIVFVGRFDPRNGVKHMIGAFSELRRARDDVQLVVVGDGPLRPLVERMVPDGLRGEVIFAGRVNRLRPRYLASAEILCTPCSLASFGMVVLEGMSAGLPVVASRLPGFELVMRDGVDGVMVDRADDEAGFAAALGMLLDDPALAARMGAAGRARALASFSWQLVAERLEGLYEGLLEGEAERVPAAPVPVAA
- a CDS encoding alpha/beta hydrolase, whose protein sequence is MSGQAVDRTPSRKRRPRALRAALLAVAAAAFVAPGLLGLVRYLDNYWLYRGYPPPKDPAFVDRAGTTQTIAVASPALGGRRQTVIVYLPPGYARHAATRYPVFYLLHGFPGRPAAFLQTVRLGVVEDILLAKRKARPLILVMPFGSTGTFTDKEWANGVRAGEGWETFVARDLVRAIDARYRTVRSGGGRALGGLSEGGYGAVNIGLHHPGRFRVLESWSGYMLADRARSIFGTDPRRLAHNSPLLELPGRAAALRRAHTFVWFYSGRRDKLRVQNAAFASALARARIPHRFFLVSGGHNWSLWRGNASLAFLAASRRLARG